Proteins co-encoded in one Marinobacter gudaonensis genomic window:
- a CDS encoding class I SAM-dependent methyltransferase → MWTQRLNHHLRQTLARGRVAVSHPAGCPRIALYLFDPGVLEGPLSHEEAQAVVAEPAYWSFCWASGQVLAQWILDNPHWVAGKRVLDFGSGSGVVAVASALAGARQAIACDTDPAALDAARANAELNGVEIGLCDDWDNRPAGLDVVTAADVLYDPENRPLLGVFRESAGRVLLADSRMKVLGDDGYRKQTTIEARTWPDLHEFEEFNRVRIYLAGE, encoded by the coding sequence ATGTGGACACAGCGCCTGAATCACCATCTGCGTCAGACCCTCGCGCGTGGTCGTGTGGCTGTCTCCCACCCGGCCGGCTGCCCACGGATTGCCCTGTACCTGTTTGACCCCGGAGTGCTCGAGGGGCCGCTGTCCCATGAAGAAGCCCAGGCGGTGGTGGCGGAGCCCGCGTACTGGTCGTTTTGCTGGGCCAGTGGCCAGGTATTGGCGCAGTGGATCCTGGATAATCCGCACTGGGTGGCGGGCAAGCGGGTACTGGATTTCGGCTCGGGGTCTGGCGTTGTGGCTGTTGCCTCGGCCCTGGCCGGGGCCAGGCAGGCGATTGCCTGCGACACCGACCCGGCTGCCCTGGACGCCGCCCGGGCGAACGCGGAACTCAATGGTGTTGAGATCGGCCTGTGTGACGATTGGGATAACCGACCCGCCGGGCTGGATGTCGTGACCGCTGCCGATGTGTTGTACGACCCGGAGAACCGGCCCCTGCTGGGGGTGTTTCGTGAATCGGCGGGACGGGTTCTTCTGGCGGACTCCAGAATGAAGGTGCTTGGTGACGACGGCTACCGCAAGCAGACAACCATCGAGGCGAGGACCTGGCCGGACTTGCATGAATTCGAGGAGTTCAATCGGGTGCGGATCTACCTGGCTGGCGAGTGA
- the rapA gene encoding RNA polymerase-associated protein RapA — protein sequence MDTSEFVIGQRWVSHSDTALGLGIVTDISGRRVTLGFPAADEERTYAIDNAPLSRIIYQIGEQIETFDGTLYIVRAVEDRGGVLIYHGDNGGDLQEISEVKLAGSVNFSAPHQRLFAGQFDRNGAFRLRYATLQHMDRLRASPAQGLIGARTQHLAHQIYIAHEVARRHAPRVLLADEVGLGKTIEAGLILHYQLQTGLAKRALIVVPDSLTHQWLVEMLRRFNLRFSIVDQSRYDALKDDEDDVDALVNHVFGDSLSVNPFESEQLVLCSLDFLVNSEQARDDVLQADWDLSIVDEAHHLVWSPEQPSPEYQVVEQLSARSRGLLLLTATPEQVGVASHFARLRLLDPARFHDLEAFREQEQHYELINQVVRRIQVPGSEIGEDDHERLHQWLGDELDQLLAGSNPRQSVIDALLDRHGTSRVLFRNTRAAVQGFPERVPEPVALPCPAMYETRAWGVSGLAPEQQVPEEQWLAEDPRVAWLEKTLVGLRPSKVVVICARAETAMALEHYLQLRAGIRSAAFHEHLSLLERDRAAAYFADCEQGAQALICSEIGSEGRNFQFAHHLVLFDLPANPDLLEQRIGRLDRIGQTERIRIHIPYLAGTSQEIQFRWFHEGLNALAESCAVGVTVQGTVQDLWQQAIDGDQEAVAGLVEASASETARLKTLLQNGRDALIELNSCRPEVAEALIEAIEAEEAEAPVRDYMMQAFDILGVDVEDHAEHSDILRPGEQYQAGHVAELPEDGITVTWSRQNALEREDLAFMSWEHPMVTGVMDSVTSSGLGKAALASLSVKALPPGTLLMEALFTVHCPAPEALQLTRYLPVSPLRLLVDVNGKELSAALPHERLNELCANIRRRTAQAIVPQIRPQVETMVDHVEQLSGPHLEPLKAQALEQLSTRFEPEIRRLEALRKINPAVREEEIQYFRDQFEAAREAIGHATLALEGIRVIVTQ from the coding sequence TTGGATACATCGGAATTTGTGATCGGCCAGCGCTGGGTCAGTCACAGCGATACCGCACTTGGCCTGGGCATTGTGACCGACATCTCCGGTCGTCGCGTGACCCTCGGCTTTCCTGCCGCCGATGAAGAGCGCACCTACGCCATCGATAATGCGCCGCTGTCCCGGATCATCTACCAGATAGGTGAGCAGATCGAGACCTTCGACGGCACCCTGTATATCGTGCGAGCGGTGGAAGATCGCGGCGGTGTTCTGATCTATCACGGCGACAACGGCGGCGACCTGCAGGAGATCTCCGAGGTTAAGCTGGCCGGGTCGGTCAACTTCTCGGCGCCGCACCAGCGCCTGTTTGCAGGTCAGTTCGACCGCAATGGCGCCTTTCGCCTTCGCTACGCCACCCTTCAGCACATGGACCGCCTGCGGGCGTCGCCTGCCCAGGGACTTATTGGCGCGCGAACCCAGCATCTGGCTCACCAGATCTACATCGCCCACGAAGTGGCCCGACGGCACGCGCCCCGTGTGCTGCTTGCCGACGAGGTGGGCCTGGGCAAGACCATTGAGGCCGGCCTGATCCTGCACTACCAGTTGCAGACCGGACTGGCCAAGCGGGCCCTGATCGTGGTGCCGGACTCGCTGACGCATCAGTGGCTGGTGGAAATGCTCCGGCGTTTCAACCTGCGTTTTTCCATTGTCGATCAGAGTCGCTACGACGCCCTCAAGGACGACGAAGACGATGTCGATGCCCTGGTGAACCATGTGTTCGGCGATTCGCTCTCGGTCAATCCGTTCGAAAGCGAGCAACTGGTGTTGTGCAGCCTGGACTTTCTGGTGAACAGTGAGCAGGCCCGTGACGATGTTTTGCAGGCGGACTGGGATCTGAGCATTGTTGACGAGGCCCACCATCTGGTCTGGAGCCCGGAACAGCCGAGCCCGGAATATCAGGTGGTCGAGCAGTTGTCTGCGAGGAGTCGCGGTTTGCTTTTGTTGACGGCGACGCCTGAACAGGTGGGTGTGGCCAGCCATTTTGCCCGGCTGCGTCTTCTGGATCCCGCACGGTTCCACGATCTGGAGGCTTTCCGGGAGCAGGAACAGCACTACGAATTGATCAATCAGGTGGTCCGCCGTATCCAGGTTCCGGGCAGTGAAATCGGCGAGGACGACCATGAACGCTTGCACCAGTGGCTGGGTGATGAGCTGGACCAGTTGCTGGCAGGCAGCAATCCGCGCCAGTCGGTGATCGATGCGTTGCTGGATCGCCACGGTACCAGCCGTGTGCTGTTCCGCAATACCCGGGCGGCGGTCCAGGGCTTCCCCGAGCGTGTCCCCGAGCCCGTCGCCCTGCCATGCCCGGCCATGTACGAAACCCGGGCCTGGGGCGTGTCCGGGCTCGCGCCTGAGCAACAGGTGCCGGAGGAACAGTGGCTGGCGGAGGATCCCCGGGTTGCCTGGCTGGAAAAGACTCTGGTAGGGCTGCGGCCCTCGAAAGTGGTGGTCATCTGCGCCCGGGCCGAGACCGCCATGGCGCTGGAGCACTATTTACAGTTGCGGGCCGGCATTCGCAGTGCGGCGTTCCACGAACACCTGAGCCTGCTGGAGCGGGACCGGGCCGCCGCCTACTTTGCCGACTGTGAACAGGGCGCCCAGGCGCTGATCTGCTCCGAGATTGGCAGCGAGGGCCGCAACTTCCAGTTCGCCCATCACTTGGTGCTGTTTGATCTGCCCGCCAACCCGGACCTGCTGGAGCAGAGGATCGGTCGACTGGACCGCATAGGCCAGACCGAACGCATTCGCATTCACATCCCTTATCTGGCGGGAACCAGCCAGGAAATCCAGTTCCGCTGGTTCCACGAGGGGCTCAATGCGCTCGCCGAAAGCTGCGCGGTGGGCGTGACCGTTCAGGGAACGGTGCAGGACCTGTGGCAGCAGGCGATTGACGGCGACCAGGAAGCCGTTGCCGGACTGGTGGAGGCATCGGCCTCGGAAACCGCCCGGCTCAAGACCCTGTTACAAAACGGCCGCGACGCCCTGATCGAGCTCAATTCCTGTCGGCCCGAGGTAGCGGAAGCCCTGATTGAAGCCATTGAGGCTGAAGAGGCCGAAGCCCCGGTACGGGATTACATGATGCAGGCTTTTGACATACTCGGGGTGGACGTGGAAGACCATGCTGAACACTCCGACATTCTGCGCCCGGGTGAGCAGTACCAGGCCGGCCATGTGGCGGAGCTGCCCGAGGATGGTATCACCGTCACCTGGAGCCGCCAGAACGCCCTCGAGCGCGAGGACCTGGCGTTCATGAGCTGGGAGCACCCGATGGTGACCGGGGTCATGGACTCGGTCACCAGCTCGGGCCTGGGCAAGGCGGCGCTCGCCAGCCTGTCGGTGAAGGCGCTGCCGCCGGGCACCCTGCTGATGGAAGCGCTGTTCACCGTGCACTGCCCGGCGCCCGAGGCGCTCCAGCTGACCCGTTACCTGCCGGTATCGCCCCTCCGGCTACTGGTGGATGTGAACGGCAAGGAGCTGTCGGCAGCGTTGCCTCATGAGCGGCTTAACGAACTCTGTGCCAATATCCGTCGGCGTACGGCCCAGGCCATCGTGCCGCAGATCCGGCCCCAGGTGGAGACCATGGTGGATCATGTGGAGCAGCTGTCAGGGCCCCATCTGGAGCCTCTGAAAGCGCAGGCACTGGAGCAGCTTTCGACACGTTTCGAGCCGGAGATCCGTCGCCTCGAGGCGCTCAGGAAGATCAATCCGGCCGTGCGTGAGGAAGAGATCCAGTATTTTCGGGATCAGTTCGAAGCGGCCCGTGAGGCTATTGGTCACGCCACCCTGGCCCTGGAAGGAATTCGGGTAATTGTGACCCAGTAG
- a CDS encoding acyl-CoA dehydrogenase produces the protein MMTFILFVAALAGLLIVMRREAGAKSAIGVLLVTGLLSLFFASGWLALILLAGAAITAAAGLPGFRQSWLTPRVFATFKKVAPRVSDTEKVALEAGTVGWDGELFTGRPDWHNLLINRHTGLTEEEQAFVDNQCAQAIAMCNAWDVAVERADLPKELWDFLKKEKFFGMIIPKEYGGLEFSAKAQTAVLQKLAANESLMVSVGVPNSLGPGELLVKYGTEEQKNHYLPRLADGREIPCFGLTGPRAGSDATSLPDTGIVCKQKVGGKEVVGIRLNFEKRWITLAPIATVVGLAFRMFDPDGLLGDTKDYGITCALIPRDTKGMEIGRRHCPIGSPFLNGPIKGKDVFIPLDYIIGGVDMAGQGWRMLVECLSVGRCITLPSGAAGAAAYAVGTAGGFTRIRRQFNTPVADMEGVQEPLARIAAKTYIAQSAVNHTANMIDKGEKPSVPSAILKYHLTEFQRGVLTDAMDVHGGKTVTLGPRNYLGIGYSGAAVSITVEGANIMTRSLMIFGQGAIRCHPYVLKELAAKDNDDIDAFDDAFFGHAGLIFGNAARAFTQALGLGRADVPFDSASRKYAQAVSRFSAAFGLCSDAAMTTLGSELKMRELISARLGDMLSNLYLASMVLKNWHETQPVEGEKEAMEYSLELLLYRTENALDEFLQNLPNRAVALVLRAVTMPLGRRWDSPHDDLARKLARAISTDTPIRGKLLASVWTTNGEGPEDNPVATYNSLLKDYDKAEQLYRKATKAYAKGELPMTALHPEERFEAALEAGIFTKEEADFMRRYEVQVLEMLTVDDFEFNAFAQNKKSVIDHNPA, from the coding sequence ATGATGACTTTCATTCTGTTTGTCGCGGCACTGGCCGGCCTGTTGATCGTGATGCGGCGCGAGGCCGGTGCCAAATCGGCCATTGGCGTTCTGCTGGTGACCGGCCTTCTGTCGCTGTTCTTCGCCTCCGGATGGCTGGCGCTGATACTGCTCGCCGGTGCCGCCATAACCGCCGCCGCCGGCCTGCCTGGCTTTCGACAGAGTTGGCTCACTCCGCGTGTTTTCGCCACCTTCAAGAAGGTGGCGCCCCGGGTGTCCGATACCGAAAAGGTAGCGCTGGAAGCCGGCACCGTGGGCTGGGACGGTGAACTGTTCACCGGCCGCCCGGACTGGCACAACCTGCTGATCAACCGTCACACCGGCCTGACCGAGGAAGAGCAGGCGTTTGTGGACAATCAGTGCGCCCAGGCCATTGCCATGTGCAACGCCTGGGACGTGGCGGTGGAACGTGCCGACCTGCCCAAGGAACTCTGGGATTTCCTGAAGAAGGAAAAGTTTTTCGGCATGATCATCCCGAAGGAATACGGAGGCCTGGAGTTCTCCGCCAAGGCCCAGACCGCAGTGCTGCAGAAGCTGGCGGCCAACGAATCGCTGATGGTGTCGGTGGGCGTGCCCAACTCCCTCGGCCCAGGCGAGCTGCTGGTCAAGTACGGTACCGAAGAACAGAAGAACCACTACCTGCCACGCTTGGCCGACGGCCGCGAAATTCCGTGTTTCGGGCTGACGGGCCCGAGGGCAGGGTCAGACGCCACATCGCTGCCGGATACCGGGATCGTGTGCAAACAGAAAGTCGGTGGCAAGGAAGTCGTCGGTATCCGTCTGAACTTTGAGAAGCGCTGGATTACCCTGGCGCCCATCGCCACGGTGGTGGGGCTGGCTTTCCGGATGTTCGATCCGGACGGTCTGCTCGGCGATACCAAGGATTACGGCATCACCTGCGCCCTGATTCCCCGTGACACCAAAGGCATGGAAATTGGTCGCCGCCACTGCCCCATTGGCAGTCCGTTCCTGAACGGGCCGATCAAGGGCAAGGACGTGTTCATTCCGCTGGATTACATTATCGGTGGCGTGGATATGGCCGGGCAGGGCTGGCGCATGCTGGTTGAATGCCTGTCGGTGGGTCGTTGCATCACCCTGCCATCCGGGGCCGCTGGCGCCGCGGCCTATGCCGTTGGCACGGCCGGTGGCTTTACCCGTATTCGCCGCCAGTTCAACACCCCGGTGGCGGATATGGAAGGGGTGCAGGAGCCCCTGGCCCGGATCGCTGCCAAGACCTACATTGCCCAGTCGGCGGTGAACCACACCGCCAACATGATCGACAAGGGCGAGAAGCCGTCCGTGCCCTCGGCAATCCTCAAGTATCACCTGACCGAGTTCCAGCGCGGTGTCCTTACTGACGCCATGGATGTGCACGGTGGCAAAACCGTGACTCTGGGGCCGCGCAACTACCTGGGTATTGGTTACAGTGGCGCTGCGGTCTCGATCACCGTGGAAGGCGCGAACATCATGACCCGTAGCCTGATGATCTTCGGCCAGGGCGCTATTCGCTGTCATCCTTATGTGCTGAAGGAGCTGGCGGCGAAGGACAACGACGATATTGATGCCTTCGACGACGCCTTCTTCGGTCACGCCGGCCTGATCTTTGGTAACGCAGCCCGTGCCTTTACCCAGGCTCTGGGTCTGGGCCGCGCCGACGTGCCCTTCGACAGTGCCAGCCGGAAGTACGCCCAGGCGGTGTCGCGTTTCAGCGCGGCCTTCGGGCTGTGTTCAGACGCGGCCATGACAACGCTGGGCAGCGAACTGAAAATGCGCGAGCTGATCTCCGCACGCCTTGGCGACATGCTGTCCAACCTGTACCTGGCCTCCATGGTGCTCAAGAACTGGCATGAAACCCAGCCGGTGGAGGGGGAGAAAGAGGCGATGGAATACAGCCTCGAGCTGCTGCTGTATCGCACCGAGAATGCTCTCGACGAGTTCCTGCAGAATCTGCCCAACCGCGCCGTCGCTCTGGTGCTGAGGGCGGTAACCATGCCGCTGGGACGTCGCTGGGACAGCCCGCATGATGATCTGGCGCGCAAACTGGCCCGGGCCATCTCCACGGATACGCCGATTCGTGGCAAGCTGCTCGCCAGCGTCTGGACCACCAATGGCGAAGGCCCCGAGGACAACCCGGTGGCCACCTACAACAGCCTGCTCAAGGATTACGACAAGGCCGAGCAGCTGTACCGCAAGGCAACCAAGGCCTATGCCAAGGGCGAACTGCCGATGACCGCCCTGCATCCGGAAGAGCGCTTTGAAGCAGCGCTCGAGGCCGGCATCTTTACCAAGGAGGAGGCGGACTTCATGCGCCGGTATGAGGTTCAGGTGCTGGAGATGCTTACCGTCGACGACTTCGAGTTCAATGCCTTCGCGCAGAACAAGAAGTCGGTGATCGACCACAATCCGGCCTGA
- the mnmH gene encoding tRNA 2-selenouridine(34) synthase MnmH, which produces MASRPDTDDYLALFLNDTPLLDVRAPVEYSRGSFPSATNAPLMNDEERHRVGICYKEKGQDKAIELGHQLVSGDIKAQRIEAWKRFVAQHPDGYLFCFRGGLRSRLTQQWIRDAGINYPLVKGGYKALRRFLIDSLEARIESGNFRIVSGRTGTGKTRVLRQLPNPVDLEGLANHRGSSFGRQVTPQPSQIDFENRLAVAMLKAHHLVGGPIYLEDESRLVGRCALPESLRARMAASPLMILEQPMKERVAIIREDYVEGMLADYTQRDGPEAGWLNFRDYLLSALDRIRKRLGGERHRQLRALMEQALEQQQLEGRVQGHDAWIEALLRDYYDPMYDYQLSQKEGRILVRGGPRALTDWANSVSDT; this is translated from the coding sequence ATGGCAAGCAGACCCGACACCGACGACTACCTCGCCCTGTTCCTGAACGACACCCCCCTGCTGGACGTTCGGGCACCGGTGGAGTATTCCCGCGGCAGCTTTCCCAGCGCCACCAACGCGCCACTGATGAACGACGAAGAGCGCCATCGGGTCGGCATCTGCTACAAGGAAAAGGGCCAGGACAAAGCCATCGAGCTGGGGCACCAGCTGGTTTCCGGTGACATCAAGGCCCAGCGCATCGAAGCCTGGAAACGGTTTGTCGCTCAGCACCCCGACGGTTACCTGTTCTGTTTCCGGGGCGGCTTGAGGTCGCGGCTGACCCAGCAGTGGATCCGGGATGCCGGCATCAATTACCCGCTGGTCAAGGGCGGCTACAAGGCCCTGCGCCGCTTCCTGATTGACAGCCTTGAGGCCCGGATCGAATCCGGCAATTTCCGGATCGTCAGCGGCCGCACCGGCACCGGCAAGACACGTGTTCTCAGACAACTCCCCAACCCGGTGGACCTGGAAGGCCTGGCCAATCACCGCGGATCCAGTTTCGGACGGCAGGTGACGCCACAGCCCTCGCAGATCGACTTCGAGAACCGGTTGGCAGTCGCGATGCTCAAGGCGCACCACCTCGTGGGCGGCCCCATCTACCTGGAAGACGAAAGCCGTCTGGTCGGTCGCTGCGCCCTGCCCGAATCTCTGAGGGCGCGTATGGCCGCCTCACCCCTTATGATCCTGGAACAGCCAATGAAAGAGCGCGTGGCCATCATCCGAGAAGACTATGTGGAAGGCATGCTCGCGGATTACACCCAGCGCGACGGCCCGGAAGCCGGCTGGCTCAATTTCCGGGACTACCTGCTCAGCGCCCTGGACCGGATTCGCAAACGCCTGGGTGGCGAACGCCACCGGCAGCTGCGGGCACTGATGGAGCAGGCCCTCGAGCAACAGCAGCTGGAAGGCCGGGTGCAGGGCCACGACGCCTGGATTGAAGCCCTTTTGCGGGATTATTACGATCCCATGTACGACTACCAGCTGAGCCAGAAAGAGGGTCGCATTCTTGTCCGCGGAGGCCCCCGGGCCCTTACGGACTGGGCCAACTCCGTTTCGGACACGTAG
- a CDS encoding mechanosensitive ion channel family protein — protein sequence MENLFGADGSASELMNQAMALVMTYAPKVVLAIVTLIVGLWLINRFVGVLDNKLGKKDPTLNKFLCGLIGAILKILLLISVASMVGIATTSFVAIIGAAGLAVGLALQGSLANFAGGVLILIFKPFKVGDTIEAQGYLGAVREITILYTIVDTFDNRRIVIPNGSLSNATLVNVSFYDTRRCDMTFGISYSDDIDKARAVIKQLLDEDERVLPEPAPRISVGSLGDNSVNIIVRPWTKTDDLWPVYWDMHERVKKAFDKEDITIPFPQRDVHLYKHE from the coding sequence ATGGAAAACCTTTTCGGCGCTGACGGCAGCGCCTCGGAACTCATGAACCAGGCCATGGCCCTGGTGATGACCTACGCCCCGAAGGTGGTGTTGGCGATTGTCACGCTGATCGTTGGTCTGTGGCTGATCAACCGCTTCGTGGGCGTACTGGACAACAAGCTCGGCAAGAAGGATCCGACGCTTAACAAGTTCCTGTGCGGCCTGATCGGCGCCATTCTCAAGATCCTGCTGCTGATTTCCGTGGCCTCCATGGTTGGCATTGCCACCACTTCGTTCGTGGCCATCATCGGTGCCGCCGGCCTGGCTGTTGGCCTGGCGCTTCAGGGCAGCCTGGCCAACTTCGCCGGCGGTGTGCTGATCCTCATCTTCAAGCCGTTCAAGGTGGGCGACACCATTGAAGCCCAGGGATACCTGGGCGCCGTTCGCGAAATCACCATTCTCTATACCATTGTCGACACCTTCGATAACCGCCGCATCGTTATCCCCAACGGCAGCCTGTCCAATGCCACGCTGGTGAATGTCAGCTTCTACGACACCCGTCGTTGCGACATGACCTTTGGCATTTCCTACAGCGACGACATCGACAAGGCCCGCGCCGTGATCAAGCAGCTGCTGGATGAAGACGAGCGGGTCTTGCCAGAGCCGGCGCCGAGGATCTCGGTGGGCTCACTGGGTGACAATTCCGTGAACATCATCGTGCGCCCGTGGACCAAGACCGACGATCTCTGGCCGGTCTACTGGGACATGCACGAGCGCGTCAAGAAAGCCTTCGACAAGGAAGACATCACCATTCCGTTCCCGCAGCGAGACGTGCATCTCTACAAGCACGAGTGA
- the cysZ gene encoding sulfate transporter CysZ: MLKGNFFRGLGYLGEGFRLIRQPGLRLFVIIPLVINILLFGLLFVFLGELFAGLIAAAMAWLPDWAWLQALDWLFWILYGAVIVLMLAYGFVIVANLIGSPFYGYLAELTEKHLTGQEISTDESWAAIIKDIPRALWREVQKILYYLPRAIGLLLIGLIPVVNLVAAVLWFLFNSWMMALQYVDYPADNHKVSFPALRRLLGDTRLSAFGFGLPVALAAMVPVLNLFVVPAAVCGATAYWVRENGATRT, encoded by the coding sequence ATGCTCAAGGGTAACTTTTTTCGTGGACTGGGCTATCTGGGTGAAGGTTTCCGACTGATCCGGCAGCCAGGTCTTCGGCTGTTTGTGATCATACCGCTGGTCATCAACATTCTGCTCTTCGGTCTTCTGTTCGTTTTTCTGGGTGAGCTCTTTGCCGGCCTGATTGCCGCTGCCATGGCCTGGCTTCCGGACTGGGCCTGGTTGCAGGCGCTGGATTGGCTGTTCTGGATTCTTTACGGGGCGGTGATTGTGCTGATGCTGGCCTACGGCTTCGTTATTGTCGCCAATCTGATTGGCTCACCCTTTTATGGTTATCTTGCCGAACTGACCGAGAAGCACCTGACCGGCCAGGAAATCAGCACAGATGAAAGCTGGGCAGCTATTATCAAGGACATCCCCCGGGCCCTCTGGCGGGAAGTACAGAAGATTCTCTATTACCTGCCCCGCGCCATCGGCTTGCTGCTCATCGGCCTGATTCCGGTGGTCAACCTGGTGGCCGCGGTACTGTGGTTTCTGTTCAACAGCTGGATGATGGCGTTGCAGTACGTGGACTACCCCGCTGACAACCACAAGGTCAGTTTCCCGGCCCTGCGCCGTCTGCTGGGCGATACCCGGTTGTCGGCGTTCGGCTTCGGGCTGCCAGTGGCGCTCGCCGCCATGGTGCCGGTGCTGAACCTGTTTGTGGTGCCGGCCGCTGTGTGCGGAGCCACGGCTTACTGGGTGCGTGAGAACGGCGCTACACGAACTTGA
- a CDS encoding VanZ family protein, which produces MPVNRPQPDRHRLRSALNRVLNCRPLWRGALVLSLLAIAFLATTANPYPVPSAPSDKINHLIAFAELTILTRLAWPELGARWFVPGLLLFGLSIELVQATLPYRDFSLADLAADAAGIAIGLLPWPGVRKARASDLRRSPESL; this is translated from the coding sequence ATGCCAGTAAACCGTCCGCAACCAGACCGACACCGGCTTCGATCCGCGCTGAACCGGGTACTGAACTGCCGGCCCCTCTGGCGCGGCGCTCTGGTGCTCTCGCTACTGGCCATCGCGTTCCTCGCCACCACCGCCAACCCCTACCCCGTGCCCTCGGCACCTAGCGACAAGATCAATCACCTGATTGCGTTTGCGGAGCTCACCATCCTGACGCGTCTGGCATGGCCCGAGCTGGGTGCCCGCTGGTTCGTGCCAGGCCTTCTGCTCTTTGGCCTGTCGATCGAGCTGGTTCAGGCGACCTTGCCGTATCGGGATTTCTCCCTGGCCGATCTGGCTGCAGACGCCGCGGGCATCGCCATCGGCCTCCTGCCCTGGCCCGGCGTTCGCAAGGCCCGAGCCTCGGATTTGAGACGTTCGCCCGAATCCTTGTGA